A region from the Pseudomonas sp. KU26590 genome encodes:
- the recN gene encoding DNA repair protein RecN gives MLVHLSIHNYAIVEHLDLELDRGMSVITGETGAGKSIMLDALGLTLGDRADSGVVRPGADKADILATFDVSDIPEASAWLKERDLETDGPCILRRVITAEGRSRAYINGTPCPQGDLKALGELVIDIHSQHEHQSLLKTDTHRRLLDEYAGATDLARQVQLASQRWRQTRQELERLSNSGDEQRAKHQLLSYQLEELESLSLGENELERLEQEHTTLTNAESLLGICRQVVELCSESDSGNALNALTASLNRLSSVNNTPDALNEATNLLSSAQIQVEEAVGEINRFLDRFEADPARLQQIEERLDTIYTLARKHRVQPTEVAALHQRLLDEIETLNANDEAIERLEHEVGSYARHYQEKARELSDLRHRAAPELAHKVEHEIQRLGMPGGRFNIQLRENVDKELSPNGLEQVELMVSANPGQPLKALAKVASGGELSRISLAIQVITAQTSRVPTLVFDEVDVGIGGPTAEIVGQLLRRLGERGQVMTVTHLPQVAAQGHQHLFVHKVRDADVTRTAVSKLSKNERVEEVARMLGGIDLTKESLAHAKKMVVTSKS, from the coding sequence ATGCTGGTCCACCTGTCCATACATAACTACGCTATCGTTGAACATCTCGACCTCGAACTTGATCGCGGCATGAGTGTGATTACCGGCGAAACCGGCGCCGGCAAGTCGATCATGCTCGACGCGCTCGGCCTGACGCTGGGCGATCGCGCCGACAGTGGCGTGGTAAGGCCAGGTGCCGACAAGGCAGACATTCTGGCAACCTTCGACGTGTCGGATATCCCTGAAGCAAGCGCATGGCTCAAGGAGCGAGACCTCGAAACCGACGGCCCCTGCATCCTGCGCCGCGTCATTACTGCCGAAGGCCGCTCACGCGCCTACATCAATGGCACGCCATGCCCCCAAGGTGACCTGAAAGCACTTGGCGAGCTGGTGATCGACATTCACAGCCAGCACGAGCATCAGTCGCTGCTCAAGACAGATACCCATCGGCGCCTGCTGGATGAATACGCGGGCGCCACCGACCTCGCACGTCAGGTCCAACTGGCCTCCCAGCGCTGGCGGCAAACGCGTCAGGAGCTTGAGCGCCTTTCCAACTCAGGCGACGAGCAGCGTGCCAAGCACCAATTGCTCAGCTACCAGCTTGAAGAGCTGGAAAGCCTGAGCCTCGGCGAAAACGAGCTCGAACGGCTGGAGCAGGAACACACCACGCTGACCAATGCCGAGAGCCTGCTGGGCATCTGCCGACAAGTGGTCGAGCTGTGCAGTGAAAGCGATTCCGGCAATGCGCTGAACGCACTGACCGCCAGCCTCAACCGACTCAGCAGCGTGAACAACACGCCCGATGCGTTGAATGAAGCGACCAACCTGCTCTCCAGTGCGCAGATTCAGGTTGAAGAGGCCGTCGGCGAGATCAATCGTTTCCTTGATCGCTTTGAAGCGGACCCTGCCCGCCTGCAGCAGATCGAAGAACGCCTCGACACCATCTACACGCTGGCACGCAAACACCGCGTGCAGCCGACTGAAGTTGCAGCGCTGCATCAGCGGTTGCTCGATGAGATCGAAACCCTCAACGCCAACGATGAAGCGATCGAGAGACTGGAACACGAGGTGGGCTCCTACGCGCGGCACTATCAAGAGAAAGCGCGCGAGCTGAGTGACCTGCGTCACCGCGCCGCACCGGAGCTGGCCCACAAGGTGGAGCACGAAATTCAGCGGCTGGGCATGCCGGGCGGCCGTTTCAACATTCAGCTGCGCGAGAACGTAGACAAAGAGCTGTCACCCAACGGGCTGGAGCAGGTCGAACTGATGGTCAGCGCCAACCCGGGTCAGCCGCTCAAGGCGCTGGCGAAAGTGGCGTCGGGCGGGGAACTGTCGCGGATCAGCCTGGCGATTCAGGTGATCACCGCGCAGACCTCTCGAGTTCCGACGCTGGTATTTGACGAAGTTGACGTTGGCATCGGTGGTCCTACAGCTGAAATCGTTGGCCAACTGCTGCGCCGCCTGGGCGAACGCGGCCAGGTCATGACCGTCACTCACTTGCCACAAGTTGCCGCCCAGGGGCATCAACACCTATTTGTGCACAAGGTCCGGGACGCGGACGTGACGCGTACGGCGGTTTCAAAGCTCAGCAAGAATGAACGGGTGGAAGAGGTGGCGCGAATGCTGGGAGGGATTGATCTGACCAAGGAGTCGCTCGCTCACGCCAAGAAGATGGTGGTCACTTCCAAATCGTGA
- the grpE gene encoding nucleotide exchange factor GrpE gives MADEQNPDMQAQDQAADAATSQDDLATRVQVLEEQLKAAQDQSLRVAADLQNVRRRAEQDVEKAHKFALEKFASDLLPIVDSLERGLDLSSPDDESIRPMREGIELTLKMFYDTLKRYHLEAIDPHGQPFNAEHHQAMAMQESADVEPNSVLKVFQKGYQLNGRLLRPAMVVVSKAPSPVSPSIDEQA, from the coding sequence ATGGCTGACGAACAGAACCCGGACATGCAGGCCCAGGATCAGGCTGCCGACGCGGCGACTTCTCAAGATGATCTGGCAACGCGTGTGCAAGTGCTTGAAGAACAGCTGAAGGCGGCGCAGGACCAGTCTCTGCGTGTGGCTGCGGATCTGCAGAACGTCCGCCGACGTGCCGAGCAAGACGTTGAGAAGGCGCACAAGTTTGCGCTTGAGAAGTTTGCCAGCGATCTGCTGCCGATCGTTGACAGCCTTGAGCGTGGCCTGGACTTGTCCAGCCCGGATGACGAGAGCATCCGTCCAATGCGTGAAGGCATCGAACTGACGCTGAAGATGTTCTACGACACGCTCAAGCGCTACCACTTGGAAGCCATTGATCCCCACGGCCAGCCGTTCAACGCCGAGCACCATCAGGCAATGGCGATGCAGGAAAGCGCAGACGTGGAGCCGAACAGCGTGCTCAAGGTGTTTCAGAAGGGTTATCAGCTCAATGGCCGTTTGCTTCGCCCGGCCATGGTTGTGGTCAGCAAGGCGCCATCGCCTGTTTCGCCGTCTATTGACGAGCAGGCTTGA